GGTGCTCCAAGACGGGCTGGCTGACGCTGGCCACCGTTACACCAAGCTCGCGAGCACCGGGGGGTTCCTCAGGAAAGGCAACACCACACTGCTCGTGGGGGTGGAGAATGACCAAGTCCAATCGGTCCTCGGTATCATCCGTGGGTGTTGCCGGTCCAGACAGGAGTTTATCCCGCCGCAGCCTGTCGCGATGTCGCCCGGGCTTGCCGCTCCTCCCATAGAGGTGCTAGCAGGCGGGGCCACGGTGTTCGTGGTGGACGTAACCCATTTCGAGCGAATCTGAGGCCTCGCCCCGCGTTTCTCGCCCCGTTGCTCCGCGCGCCGGGGCATTGTCCCCTTCCATCACTTTTCTTCACCCACGTGTATTCGCGACGCATTCACCTGACAAAAGGTGTCTGAACCCCTTGTGAAATCCTGCACGATGTGTTAGCATGGCCTTGTGAGATAATGCACAAACCTGGGTGGGAAGGTCGAGAGATGGTTACGGTTTCGATCTGTGTTGGAAGCTCGTGCCACCTCAAAGGAGCTCCCGAGGTAATCGCGCGGTTCAAGGAGCTCATTGCCGAGCACGATCTCTGGAATGAGGTTGAGCTTAAGGGCGTGTTTTGCCTGGAGCGGTGTACCGCTGGCGTCACGGTACAGATAGGCGAAGATTTCTTCTCCGGAGTAGACATCGGCAGGGTCGACTCGTTGTTTGGGGCCGAGGTTCTCCGAAGGCTGGAGGCGGACAGGCATGGCACTCATAACGACGATAAGGGCTAACTGCAAGGACTGCTACAAGTGTGTCCGGCACTGCCCGATGAAGGCCATCAGGGTGGTGGCAGGCCACGCCGAGGTTGTCGAGGAGCGTTGCATAGGTGACGGCACCTGTGTGAGGATCTGCCCGCAGGGCGCGAAGCAAGTGGCGGACTCGCTTCAGGAGGCTAAGGCGGCGCTGACCTCCGCGAGGAGGGCAGCACTCTCCATCGCCCCATCTTTCGTAGCTTCCCTTTCCCTGGACGACCCCAGGCGACTTGCCGGTGCAGCCCGGCGCCTGGGGTTCGATACCGTTGCGGAGACCGCGGAGGCAGCTTACTGGGTGACCCTGGAGCACATGCGAGTAAGCCAGGACATGCCGTGCCCCGTCATCTCGTCGAGCTGTCCCGTAATTGTGAACCTGGTGGAGAAGTACTACCCGGACCTCATATCTCACCTGGCCCCCGTGGCTTCTCCCATGGTTGCGCACGGCCGGATGCTCCGGGCCCGTCACGGGCGGGACATCGCCGTCGTGTTTGCGGGGCCTTGTATCGCGAAGAAGGAGGAGGCCGCCAGGAAGGACGCTTGTGAGGCAGTGGACGCTGTCCTGACCTTCGCTGAACTCTCGAAGTGGTTCGAGGAGGAAGGGATCGACCCATCCACTGAGGACCCTCTGGATTTCGATGCGGAAGTCCCTGGACGGGCACGGCTTTTCCCTCTCGAGGGAGGGCTGGCAGCCACTGCGGGTCTGTCCACAGACGTGTTCTTCGGGGGTGACCTCACAGTCACTGGTCTTGACGACTGCATCCTTGTCCTCGACAACCTGGACGCCCATAGGAACTCAAGGATAGTCGAACTCATGGCATGCCCCGGGGGCTGTATCGGCGGCCCTTATATCGGATCCGACGTGGACGTCTACACCAGGCGTGAGCAGGTGATGGCCTACTATGCCGGGCGGTGGGGTGAGCTGGGGCCTTCTGCTTCCGGAGCATCACCCGGGCCAGCGAGGGCACCGGAGTCTGTCCGGGATCCTGGGGTGTGTCTCGCGGCGAGTTTCGCTCCCCGCACTGTGGGACTCCCAATGCCCACTGAGGAGCAGATCAGGGAGATTCTCGCGAAGACTGACAAGTTGGCGCCCGAGGACGAGTTGAACTGCGGCGCGTGCGGGTACAACTCCTGCCGCGAGAAGGCCGTGGCTGTGTTCCAGGGGATGGCCGAAGTGGAGATGTGCATGCCCTACATGCGAGCGAGGGCGGAGTCCATGTCGAACTTGATAATCAGGTCGACCCCTAACGGCATCATCGTAGTGGACAGGGACTTATCGATCGTCGCTGTGAACCCCGCCTTCGAGTCCATGTTCGGGTGTACCGCCGAGGATGTGGTGGGGCAGCCTGTTGACGTAGTGATGGACTCTTCAGGCTTCCGTCAGGTCTTCGCCAGGATGGAGCTGGTAGAACTCGAGGCGTCTTACCGCGACGGCGCTCTCCACACGAGGCAGAACATCATCTATGTGGACAAGAGGGATGTGGCGGTCTCGATCGTTACAGATGTCACCCGGGAGTTCCAACAGCGAAAGGCGATGCAGCGGGCACGGGAGGACACCCTCGCGAAAGCGGGCGCGGTGATCACGAGGCAGATGCGGGTCGCCCAGGAGATAGCGGGGCTGCTCGGGGAGACGACGGCCGAGACGAAGGTTCTTCTCACTCAGCTCATGAAGCAGATGCAGAACGAGGAGCTGAAATAGGGATGAGGAAGCTGCACGTAGAGGCAGCAGCGGCCTCACTCTCAAAGCACGGGGAGCAACTTTGCGGAGACCACGTGGAAATCGCCCGGACCGAGGACTCCGTAATCGCGGTGCTCTCGGACGGCCTTGGAAGCGGTGTGAAAGCCAATATCCTGGCGATGCTCACCACCAGGATCGCGGTGACCATGCTCAAAGGCGGCGCGGAGATAGATGACGTGGTCGACACGATTACCCGGACCCTTCCCATATGCCAGGTGAGGAAGGTGGCATACTCCACCTTCGCCATCGTTCAGGTGTTCCGGGACGGCCGAGCCTATCTCGTGGAATACGATACGCCTGACGCGTTCCACGTAACCGGCGGCCAGGTCCGGAAGGTCGAGACAGCCAGGCGGACGGTAGCCGACAAAGTGGTCCGGGAGGCGAACTTCACGCTTGAGCCCGGAGACCACTTGTTCCTGGTGAGCGATGGGGTGATCTATGCTGGGATCGGCGGGATTCTCAACCTGGGCTGGCAATGGCCCAATGTGGCCGACTACATCGGCCGTATTACTCCCCGGGGGGCGCAGGACGCCGCGCTCTTGGCCGGGTGGATTGTTGATGTATGCGACCAGTTCTACGCGGGTAAGCCAGGCGACGATGCCTCGGTCGTAGTAATCGCGGTCAGAGAGCCGAGGAGGGTCACAGTGGCGGTTGGTCCTCCCAAGAACCCCGAGGATGACGGGAAGATGGTTGAGAACCTGGTGCGTGCGCCCGGCAAGAAAGTGGTGTGCGGCGGGACCACCGGGAAAATAGTTGCCCGGGAGACAGGGCATGAACTGCAGGTGGAGCTTGAGAGCATGGACCGGGGGGTTCCGCCCACGGCCAAGCTGCATGGGATGGACCTGGTGACGGAGGGGATCATCACGCTTTCCCGGACTCTGGAGAGGCTCTCTGACTTCCAGAAGCACGGGCGCGCTACGGGGAGCCTCGGGGGCGAAGATGGGGCAAGCCGGCTTGCACGGATCCTGATGGATGCTGACCGGGTGGATTTCATAGTCGGGCAGGCAGTGAACCCCGCGCACCAGAATCCGGATCTGCCCATAAGCACCACTTTGAAAGGCCAGGTGTTGGACGAGATAAGAGCCATCCTCGAGGGCGCGGGCAAAGAGACCAGCACGGTCTACTATTAGCAACTAACTTATGGCATGGGGGCGACACAATGGCACTCCTCGAAACGGCGGGGCGGAGATTCGAAAAGGTCAATGAGGTAATCCAACGGCACGGACGCGATCAGTCGGCACTCATACCCATACTTCAGGAGGTCCAGGAGGAGTACAGGTACCTTCCTGAGGAGATTCTCACTTACATCGCCACGGCGATGGGGCTCCCCACGGCCACAGTGTTTGGGGTGGCCACATTCTATGCGCAGTTCTCACTCGAACCGAAAGGCAAGTACATCATCCGGGTGTGCGACGGCACGGCGTGCCATGTCAGGCATTCGATGCCCATATATGACGCCGTCAGGTCCAAGCTTAACCTGAAGGACGGCAAGTACACCAGTCCCGACCTAAGGTTCACAGTGGAGACTGTGGCATGCCTCGGAGCGTGCGGGCTTGCTCCCGTGATGACAGTGAACGACAAGGTTTACGGGAGGATGACTCCGGAAGCGGCATCAATCATAATCGACCAGCTTCTGCAAACGGACGGTGAGAACTGACGATGATTAGGACGAGAGAGGACCTTGAAAGACTTGCGGCAGACTACAGGACTGCCCTACATTCCCGCCCAAGGCGCGTCGCTGTATGCGCGGGGCCCGGGTGCGCGCTCAATGGGTCCATGCAGGTGTACGAGGAATTCCGGAAGATCATTCGAGAGAAAGGCCTTCTGTGGGAGCTTGATACCATCGACGAATCTAAAGAGGGAGACGTCGGTGTGGCCAAGACAGGCTGCCACGGGTTCTGTGATATAGGCCCGCTGGTGCGGATCGACCCGGAGGGGATCCTCTATACGGGGGTCCGCGCGGAGGATGTCTCCGAGATCGTCGAGACCACTCTGGTGGGCGGCGGGACAGTCGACAGGCTTCTCTACCGCCAATCGGACAGTGGGCCGGCCTATGTCCACGAGCAGGAAGTCCCATTCTACAGGAACCAGGTCAAGGTGGCTTTGAGCGGGTGCGGCAGGATCGACCCGGATGACATAAGAGAGTATATTGCGAACGACGGATACCAGGCGTTGAGCAAGGCTATCTTCGACCTGCTTCCACAGGAGATAATCGAAGAGGTCACCCAGAGCGGACTCCGGGGCCGTGGAGGAGGAGGCTTCCCCACGGGGCGGAAATGGATGTTCGCCCACTCCCAGAAGGCGGACCAGAAGTATGTTGTCTGTAACGGAGATGAGGGAGACCCGGGCGCCTTCATGGACAGATGCGTGATGGAAGGTGACCCTCACCGGGTCATAGAAGGCCTTGCCATCGCCGGGAGGGCCATAGGCGCGTCCCACGGCTACTTCTACGTGAGGGCGGAGTACCCCATGGCCATCAAGCGGCTGAAGAACGCAGTGGCTCAGGCGCGGAGCATGGGGATTCTTGGGGAGAACATCCTCGGCAGCGACTTCTCGTTCGATGTGACGATAAAGGAAGGGGCTGGGGCTTTTGTCTGCGGTGAGGAGACTGCACTGCTAGCCTCGATTGAAGGCAAGAGGGGTATGCCGAGGCCCAGGCCGCCTTACCCGGCGGTCAGCGGGCTTTTCGGGAAGCCCACGGTCATAAACAACGTGGAAACCCTGGCCAACGTGCCTCCGATCATACTTCGGGGCGCCAAGTGGTTCCAGGCCATGGGACAGACCACAAGCTCAGGCACGAAGACCTTCGCCCTCACCGGGCAGGTGGCCAATACCGGGCTCATCGAGATTCCCATGGGGAAGACCTTGCGTGAAGTAGTCTTCGATGTCGGTGGCGGAGTGAAAGGCGGCCGGAAGTTCAAGGCTGTCCAGATCGGAGGGCCGTCTGGAGGCTGCCTCACCGCCGAGCATCTGGACTTGCCGCTGGACTACGATTCCCTGCAGCGGGCGGGGGCCATGGTGGGGTCCGGCGGGCTTGTCGTCATGGACGAAGGAACCTGTATGGTGGAGGTAGCACGGTTCTTCATGCACTTCACCCAGAATGAGTCCTGCGGCAAGTGCGTGCCCTGCCGGGAAGGCACCAAGAGAATGCTGGAGATCCTCGAGAAGATCGTGAACGGCAAGGCGACCCTCGAGGACCTGGATACTCTCGAGGAGATCGCCCTCGTGGTGAAGGAGAGCTCCCTCTGCGCGCTAGGCAAGACCGCGCCGAATCCCGTTCTGACCACGCTCCGGTACTTCCGCGACGAGTACATGGCTCACGTGGTCGACAGACGGTGTCCGGCCGGCGTATGCTCCGCTTTCAAGACCTATGTAGTAGATGCGGAGAAGTGCAAAGGGTGCACCAAGTGCCAGAAGGTGTGTCCCGTCGGGGCCATCTCCGGCGAGGTGAAAAAACCTCACGTGATCGACGGATCGAAGTGCATCAAGTGCGGAGCTTGCGCCGAAGCATGCACGTTCGGAGCTATATCACTCGGGTGAGTGCGTAAG
This genomic interval from Bacillota bacterium contains the following:
- a CDS encoding cyclic-di-AMP receptor, coding for MKLVIAIVRDDYSEVLQDGLADAGHRYTKLASTGGFLRKGNTTLLVGVENDQVQSVLGIIRGCCRSRQEFIPPQPVAMSPGLAAPPIEVLAGGATVFVVDVTHFERI
- a CDS encoding (2Fe-2S) ferredoxin domain-containing protein — translated: MVTVSICVGSSCHLKGAPEVIARFKELIAEHDLWNEVELKGVFCLERCTAGVTVQIGEDFFSGVDIGRVDSLFGAEVLRRLEADRHGTHNDDKG
- a CDS encoding PAS domain S-box protein, producing MALITTIRANCKDCYKCVRHCPMKAIRVVAGHAEVVEERCIGDGTCVRICPQGAKQVADSLQEAKAALTSARRAALSIAPSFVASLSLDDPRRLAGAARRLGFDTVAETAEAAYWVTLEHMRVSQDMPCPVISSSCPVIVNLVEKYYPDLISHLAPVASPMVAHGRMLRARHGRDIAVVFAGPCIAKKEEAARKDACEAVDAVLTFAELSKWFEEEGIDPSTEDPLDFDAEVPGRARLFPLEGGLAATAGLSTDVFFGGDLTVTGLDDCILVLDNLDAHRNSRIVELMACPGGCIGGPYIGSDVDVYTRREQVMAYYAGRWGELGPSASGASPGPARAPESVRDPGVCLAASFAPRTVGLPMPTEEQIREILAKTDKLAPEDELNCGACGYNSCREKAVAVFQGMAEVEMCMPYMRARAESMSNLIIRSTPNGIIVVDRDLSIVAVNPAFESMFGCTAEDVVGQPVDVVMDSSGFRQVFARMELVELEASYRDGALHTRQNIIYVDKRDVAVSIVTDVTREFQQRKAMQRAREDTLAKAGAVITRQMRVAQEIAGLLGETTAETKVLLTQLMKQMQNEELK
- a CDS encoding serine/threonine-protein phosphatase: MRKLHVEAAAASLSKHGEQLCGDHVEIARTEDSVIAVLSDGLGSGVKANILAMLTTRIAVTMLKGGAEIDDVVDTITRTLPICQVRKVAYSTFAIVQVFRDGRAYLVEYDTPDAFHVTGGQVRKVETARRTVADKVVREANFTLEPGDHLFLVSDGVIYAGIGGILNLGWQWPNVADYIGRITPRGAQDAALLAGWIVDVCDQFYAGKPGDDASVVVIAVREPRRVTVAVGPPKNPEDDGKMVENLVRAPGKKVVCGGTTGKIVARETGHELQVELESMDRGVPPTAKLHGMDLVTEGIITLSRTLERLSDFQKHGRATGSLGGEDGASRLARILMDADRVDFIVGQAVNPAHQNPDLPISTTLKGQVLDEIRAILEGAGKETSTVYY
- a CDS encoding NAD(P)H-dependent oxidoreductase subunit E, encoding MALLETAGRRFEKVNEVIQRHGRDQSALIPILQEVQEEYRYLPEEILTYIATAMGLPTATVFGVATFYAQFSLEPKGKYIIRVCDGTACHVRHSMPIYDAVRSKLNLKDGKYTSPDLRFTVETVACLGACGLAPVMTVNDKVYGRMTPEAASIIIDQLLQTDGEN
- the nuoF gene encoding NADH-quinone oxidoreductase subunit NuoF; protein product: MIRTREDLERLAADYRTALHSRPRRVAVCAGPGCALNGSMQVYEEFRKIIREKGLLWELDTIDESKEGDVGVAKTGCHGFCDIGPLVRIDPEGILYTGVRAEDVSEIVETTLVGGGTVDRLLYRQSDSGPAYVHEQEVPFYRNQVKVALSGCGRIDPDDIREYIANDGYQALSKAIFDLLPQEIIEEVTQSGLRGRGGGGFPTGRKWMFAHSQKADQKYVVCNGDEGDPGAFMDRCVMEGDPHRVIEGLAIAGRAIGASHGYFYVRAEYPMAIKRLKNAVAQARSMGILGENILGSDFSFDVTIKEGAGAFVCGEETALLASIEGKRGMPRPRPPYPAVSGLFGKPTVINNVETLANVPPIILRGAKWFQAMGQTTSSGTKTFALTGQVANTGLIEIPMGKTLREVVFDVGGGVKGGRKFKAVQIGGPSGGCLTAEHLDLPLDYDSLQRAGAMVGSGGLVVMDEGTCMVEVARFFMHFTQNESCGKCVPCREGTKRMLEILEKIVNGKATLEDLDTLEEIALVVKESSLCALGKTAPNPVLTTLRYFRDEYMAHVVDRRCPAGVCSAFKTYVVDAEKCKGCTKCQKVCPVGAISGEVKKPHVIDGSKCIKCGACAEACTFGAISLG